From the Anguilla rostrata isolate EN2019 chromosome 5, ASM1855537v3, whole genome shotgun sequence genome, the window TAcctttatttttagaaataggAGTATCTTGGGTTTGCATATTgctatacataaaaaaaaaaagatatagaTAATCCTACACTGTATTCAGTTCAGAGGCTGATTAAAAGATGTCTCCAGCAATAAGAAGCAGTGATATAGTGCCATGAAAAACTATTTGCCCCATTTCCTATTTTCCTCAATTATATActgtttgtcacactgaatggtttcatatcttAAGAGAAAATGTGATATCAGACAAAGAGAACCGGAGTGAACACAagacactttttaaaacatttcatttatttaatgaaaaaaaatatcaagCACCCATATCGCCCATGTGAAAAGTAATACTTAGACtttggttgcaccacctttaccAGTAATAACTGCTACCAAATGGAATTTTTGCCCAGTAGTTGCAGTACTGCTTTTATTCAAATTGATAGGTTTccaagcatgaactgcttgtttcacaatgcttttattgtgaaatgttgcatttgttttagAGTAGACGTACTGGGACCCGTGCCATCCataaagttccacttttgactcatctgttcATAGAACATTAttccaaaaggcttggggatcatccaggagCTTGTTTTGCAAATATGAGATGAGCATTAATGTTtcagtggtttccaccttgctactctcccatgaatgactatttttttcccagtctctttcttattgtgtagtcatgaacactgaccttaactgtgactagagaggcctgcagttctttagatgttcttctgggatctttttgtgatttcctgaATGAGTTGTCTCTGCCCCCTTGGAGTAATTTTGGCAGGCCATTCTGGGAAGATTCTCCACTATTGtcctccatttggagataatgactctcactgtggtttggtgaaatcccagagccttagaaatagatttgtaaccctttccagactgataatTCAACAACTTtatcatctcttctggaatttcctttgataaTGGCATATTGTTCTTGTAGAAACTTCATGGTGagtacttcactctgatggtaaggttcaatatgagtgaggtttagattcaacaggtcTGGTCTCAGTCAAGCCtgacattcaataaaatgaatcaaattatCAATATaattttggttaattggttgactGAGTAACTTCTGAATGGGAATTGCTTTGTCACATGGGTGatgggtgtttgataatgattttcattaaatgaaataatattttaaaatgatgtgatTTTTGTTAACTCAGTTTTACATTCTGTCTAAAGATTTAAatccattcagtgtgacaaatatgcagtaatagaggaaatcaggaaggggcaaacacttttttttacaacactGACTCAATGACCTGAGTCAGGGAAAATAAGGGAAAATAAGTTGAACAAAATGGATACTGGCAGAAATCTGGGATGAGTGCCACAGGAACGTAAAACTTGTACACCTTTTAATCTGGGTTAGAAGACCGCTTTGTTAGTGGTGTGATATTTGGCAGAAATGGTTGCATGGTGAGGGCATAATGACTTCCCACAGTAACACTTCTTCAACGAGGGCAGTGGCAGAAGCTGCATTTAAAATACTTCTAAAACCACCAGACTTGACAATAATACCGCTGTTgctataaatgaaaacaaacagtgcGAAGATTAAAGTGCTTCTCTTTGAGGCTGGTTTAAGAGGCAGTCTGGGTTCGGGAATTCCCTGGCCAATGGGAATTTCCCAATATTTGTGGGTACGCAAATCGTGTCTGCAGATTGacttatagtttttttttcttactgacTGTGTGTCTCATAGGCCTTTCCCTCTCATGAAGGAGAACGAGGAGAAGCAGGATTTCCAGCAGGGGGATCCAGATCCACAGCCGTTCACACTTGGACATGGCCACAAGGGCCATTGTGGAAGACCAGGTTTGCTCCTCAGACCTCatgatttcacacacttttGAATAACAGTTGGAACTGACAGATGTGTGGTCGGCAGTAACTGGATTAAGCCCATAATCTCATAAAGCGACAGCTATTTCAGTGGTTTCCTGAGCATGATGAAGGCTTGTCTGAATATTTTCCACTGTAGGAGAGTGGGCTGCATGTAGTTGTAGGCTGCGGGAAATCCATAGAAGGCCACCAGCAATGGTGTAGGTGAAGGGAAATCCCTGTCAGCCAACATATCACTTTGTTTGGGGGAcggtatctttttttttgccttataTAGTTATctttagtaataataatatgtagtTTGGCAGAGTGACTTTCAGGCATTTGTACATTTCCAActtgaaaaacaaaagctttcaAAACCACAATTTTCatactttttacattttgtgtgcgCACATGATTGGTTCAACTAGTCTAGAGGGCTAAATACCTTGATTGCAGAATCAATCAGCAACTCTCAATCCTGTTTTTTGACAGACACTCAATTTACTGGAGatgtttttgtaataaattttACTCAAATTTGTGGCAGCAGTCCCAgtcatttcatataaaataaaatgagttttcTATCGATTTAGACTACACATTGAGAGAAATGGCATGCATTGTAAAAGACAGATAGTTTACCTTGAACTCTGGCTGTCACCTACCCATGACATATAAAATGGGGCCGTGGGCACATGGTGAAATATTTCTGAGCTCATGGCTGCTTTGTAAGGCAGGCAGTTGACTTCTAATGCCCGTTTTGGTTCTCTCCTTAAATAGCTGGATACTCCCTGTTTCCCAGGGGTTGTCTCGctgtctgacctttgaccctcgtCTTAGCCAGTTTTGTCTGTGCTGACAGCTGGAAATGGGCCTCAGTCATAGAGAGGCATTAAGGCCAGCCCCGGTAGGGGCTTCCCACCGCTTACACAACCCGATCCCTCGCTGCAATATAAACTGCCGCGCATAGCCTGCGATGACGCCGCCGGGTCTAAGTTTGTACGCCCCGTTACAAAGGTTTCTCAGCGTCTGTCACGCCACCGTTCAGCACGGCGTTCCCCCAAACTGACCTGCATTTACCCACGAGTGCCGCAGCCGCGTTACTTAAAGACCAATGCATTTATGTAATCCCAAATTACTTGACCAATAAATTGACTTAAGGTATTTCTCTTCAAGAGCAATCAAGATTTGTATTAcagaaaatgcaattttaaatgCCATTGAAGCCACGTTAAAGTACTGAAGAACACACCctctctttcatattttttttaaatgttataataACTTGATCCTTATCACACGGAAACAGGAAATCCCCAAACTGAAAccaaacatttgaaataatttgatAGCTGTCTTGAATGTTGAAGgtcatttattattctttttatttttaattgtaggCTTTCATCATCATAAGCACCCATTATTTAAGGAGCCTTCAGAGAATGAAAGGGTATACTGCTGCAAAAcagcacaatacaaataattagTTGGAGACACAAAAACTCTTAATGTTGCAATAAGTCAGGTATAGAACAAGCAATATATATTGGCAGGATggactgtatataaatatataactttataaATACAAAGAAGGAATTTCATATACAACATACTAAATAAAATCCAATACGCAAAATATAGTCTACAACATTACCAATATCACAGTTAGATAAGCAGCATCATGACCATAAAGAAACTCTCTAAAAAGCTTatgtaattttcaaaaatacatgtTAAATGATCTGttttggaaattattattatgacacccttgtgatgtcaggAAAGTGCAGAGTTCGCAACACTGTCCAATACAAaatacttaaaacatttttactgagGTATATCCGGTGACCAGCTTTGGGTTCAATCCAATTACGTGTCTATAGAGCTTACTTTTTACtatcaaaaatataaatttattttttttaattgacaaaaTTGTACAACATACTGTTTTATTATCTTCCAGGAAAAATGTAAGTGCCATTGAAGTGTAATTCAGCTGTTTCAGAACAATTATATGGAACCAAGCCATCTTTATACAGCCTGCAGTAAGATGCATTTTGGTGGTCCATATGCtgaattttgctttaaaatggaTTACTTCAGCAAGTCTACAAATCCAAGTCCATAAAGCTCATATGTACTTACGTGCATTTGGAATATGCTCCAAAACAGTACCAAAACGTGAGTTCTTTGAAAATAATCAAGATGTGCAATTAGTCACATGTCTTGGACATGTAGTGGTTTTACTAAAACAAGGTcttgatgtcacttcctgtttcctgtcataAATTGGCACACTCGTCCCAGTGCTTCAGGAACTCCGCCGTGTGCTCCTCGTCATAGGAAGCGAAACATCGCGGGCACTGTAGGTCCGTTAAGGCTTGCCGATCGGTCCGAACCGTAGCCGGCTGTCGGCTCGACCGCTGCAGCCCCGGCTGGACCCGCGGCTCGGCGCCGTCCGCCTGCACGTGTGCGGACATTCTGTGTCCGATGTGCACGCAGCACGCCGCCGGTGGATCCCTCCGCTCCTGCTGAATTCAACATACAGCTTGTTAGCCTTTGCGGCTACGCTTAGAACGCGCGCGAAAGGACGGCGGGAAAAAGGAACACTCAAAATTGCGGGGGGCGGTCTGCTCCTTGCCTGTTTTTTACGGAGTTTCTGCTGGAGGCGCaacacctcctcctgcaggtccTGGACTCTGCTTTGTGCCCTCTCCCGATCAGCACGCTCAGACTTAAAGTCATCCGTATAGATGAGTACCTGCACGGACAAGAAATGAAGTCAAGTTTcaaaagagagcagagagcagtgcAAACGGTCTGGgtcatttctgccatttttatagACTACCTTCTCTTTTCATCACTTGTTTGTCTTTCATGTGGACTATTATCTGAGTTTATATGCATCACATGATGCTCTAGGTCCAAACTCATTTCAGTGACGTCTTTCTCAAGTTGGTACTAGTGTGTAACATTTGCTTCTATCCTGTGGAAATTACTAATCTATCATGTATGAACAACTGAactataattatatttaattcattatagCTATTTCCCTTAAGATTGTCCTCTGTAGCAAGtttgtattttgcatttatatcaAAATCTAAATGACACAAGCCGGTCGTGCATCTGTGGAGAATGACCTGCTGCTCCAGAGTCTGGATTCTTTCCTGGTCCTGTTTCCTGGAGTCCTCCAGCTCCCTTCTGAGCTTAGTGCAGTCGTTCATCTTTTCATCCAGGAGGCGGTTCAGTCTTACGATCTCCTGTTGCAGCAGCGTGCTTCTGACCGgtactggccccgcccctgcccctaaccccgcccccagaTCGGCCAAGGGGTTGGACTCCTTCAGCCTCTTGCACAGTCCTTTCACGTACTCTTCTCTGCTCAGGTCATACTTCTGCCATTTCGAATTCAGGTTCTCTAcctgtatgtgagagagagagggaaaacatcCTTCACAAAGTGTCTTTCTGTACTGGAAACCTAGCCAAATCTTCTGTGACAGGTCTACTTGGTCTTTGGTTCTATACAAAAGCCTTAAgtgagcaaaaataaaatggatcttaaatattatttcctgGTCGAAGCTGAAATTACATGGTAGCAACTGCCAGAGAGGCCTTCAAGTCACAAACAATaacatcaaaatgaaatgaggTAGTGAATTATGATGGTGAAAATGAAGCTGCTTACATATGCTATTCTCTGCTTCAGCTCTCTGTTTTCCTCCTTCAGTTTGCAGACTACGGTGTTGAGATTAGCAGCTTTTGAAGAATcagtaaactgaaaaaaattggaaagaggaaaaactgaaaatcagtGTCAAATTATAAATTATTCCAAAGGTCACTTTAAACATGACACATAGTCCAGAACCCACTGCATTCCAACAACAATACAATTTGTCAggacataaatacataattaagcACTAGTATTGCTCCCAATTAGCCTACTAGTACATAATAAAACATTCAGTATTAATCAAGCgtagtatattttatataaattcaACTGAGATTGAATATACTTTGGATCAGACTACATTTTAATAGTAACGCTGCCGCAGTGTTGTTGTGTACTTATACAAACCTCTTGAAACTGCAGGTCATGTGTTCCTTTATCCGGTGACCCATTCCTCTCCAGCCTCTTCAACAGCTCTTGACACACTGCGATTGTGGCCCCAAGTTGGGCCCTCAACTGGTTCTCCTCCAGAGAGCTGTAGAACCGGTCCTGCTCGTCCTTGGACGTCCACTGCCCCCCGGGCGTCCCCCTTCTAAACTCCCTCTGGAGCTGCTGCCTGCCCGCGATTCCTGATATCTCCCACTCGGTTTCCCAAGCGTGTTGCTGTAGCCGGTCGATCTCCTGAGATGTGGGAAAAGATACACCAGCATTCTATAACGTTCGCAATTTGTCCCTTTTCCTTTCACCGAGATAGGGAATTGACCATGGCAGTATTGTGCCTACGTCTCGTCAGTTTAGTGTCGTTTAAACTTAAATGGTTTAATTTTTATAGCGACCTCTGGTGtgctacactctcagaaataaaggtacagttgAAGTgcgtttttgttgtttatggAACAAATTTGCCAAATGTAGCCTAAAAGCAcaataattttatgtatttattttgggaacgaagtaccttttacaagcaacaAAAAGATacaaatcaattatttattgttgACTAGGGATATACAATTGTACTTTTAGGGTAAAACCCCAGATAATGCCTCGATTGGACTTGTGTAGGCTACTTTGTTCGAGTTTAATTAACacggacattttactgtgtataaaaCAAACGATTAGGTGTTTGGTTCAACAcaaataattccattaataCTTCCGACTGGATTTTACTGAAGAATCAGGTTATTTGTACAACAGAATCACGGATAACTAGGCTACAGGCTACTACACTCGATTTGGAATTAGTAAATTCACAAACAAacgtaaataagtaaataaatgagtaaataaatcgTTTCGTTTTCACTtcattattgtcattttcaaagGGCACCATTCCGAGACTCCAAATTCGGGAATCAATTTTGTTACTGAAGTCATAATCCAGTCGTCCGGCCAGCAATGTGTTCAGTAGTAATCGCGAATTTGCGAGAAGCAATAGTCCACAATTAAAGGTAATCTCGCTGGTCTATTTTAAGTAGGATACCTTACCTTCCTGGCAAAAAGTTAATTTGATTCCCTTGGTTATTCTGTTGTACACTATTATATGGGGCTAAACTTATTTTACAGGCATTTCTAAATTACATTCATATTAACAGACAAATCATTAAAAGGAGCTTTGGCGTTCTCATGGCACATGCGTTAAAAATAACGCATAACGTGTCTTCTTTAACACACCTCCACGTCTGGCTAAGGGCAACACTTTTTATGTTACTTCCAATAAAGTAGATGCTAAAAGTCTTTCCTTGTAACATATCAATTGTATATCTCTAACACAAACgtagtaactttgacacaaaacgtgtttaaaataacacaaagtaTCACAAAAAAGTGCGCAGGATATGCACACATCCTTTCTAGCGTGCCTACTTGTGCAGAAGAAACCTAGTCTATTCAAGGAAAGTGCATTCTGTTACGTTTTATCCATCGGCGTTATGTCTGCAATATGAGGAATTAGTAGTGGTTCTgataattatatatgtatacatgttAAATAGCATTTCATTTGATCTAGCCTATTAATTAATTGGCTAATATTCACATGATCTCAGCTTCCGTTTCTTGTGACAGGTACTATGTCTGGAGTAACCATGTCAGGGATATCATCTCATTCAAATTGTCGGACGTTTCCATTGTTAGCCTATAATTAAACATGACGCATGGTGAATGTATAAAGGTCTACTCACGAGTATGTTCGTCTTCGATTGCTGGGCAGCGTGCGTCTCTGTAGGCCTATCTGGCAGTATTTGCTTCAGATTACGTGCTTCATTGCACAAACTCTCCAACGAACGTTTAGAATGTCCTAATATCACAGGTTCCTCTGTTTCCACCTTCTTACATGTGCCCTCGTATTTTCCCAATCTCGCTTCAAGATCTGCAATTGTACTGTCTGTCAAGCATATCTGATGGCTCAGCGAGTCAatttcctgtcctgtcccgtGACATAAAGTGTTTAACCTGTAGCTACTAATCAATGCATCGTTTTCCGCCTTTATATTTTCCATATCCTTTTAGGTTAAATCCACAAATCAGAGACTTCGCGTGGACATCTGCAGTCCCGTCTATGCAGTAACAGTCAACATGTATTGCTTCAGgtcacacacagtttacgatctGGTAACTATACTCTCAGTCGCTAATCTTATTTAGAGAGAAGGTCACTGTGTGAGATAGGGCGCGTTCAATAGCCTATGAAATAGCCTAATATTCCGGTACTGAAGGGGATTTCCTCGAGGGACTTCCCCCGAAAGGCGGACTTTTTTCTGGTAGGCTACTTTGCCTCTAGGCATGTTTGTACACGCTACTACAATTGCTAGCCTCCTCGCCACGGCTAGCCTTTGTTGAATTGCTTTGCGGATTCAATACTGTGTGGATTTAAAATACCataagaaatatgtatttagGGCTACATTTATTTAACGTACGACCTACGAATTGGTAAAAATACTATGTAGCGAGAATGTTCGTGCGCATGCGTATGTGGCATCCGGTGGCTTCGGATCACTTATTTTGGTTGGGCGGAAAATCACCTTAAAATGGGTGTTCTCACCTCCAGCAAACCTGCTGAAATTAATGGACTACTACGATATTGTAGGTTCCTGATATCATTGATGAATATGAAGTTTTGGGAACCGAGCTCTTACTTAGTATTGCCTACCTACCGTGTCTTCCATATATCCAACTAGAAATATGAATAGCGGAAGCAAACTCATGATTTCATGTATACATGCATTCGTGCATGAATGCTTTTCTAGGATGATCATATGTGGACAAGTTCCCCGAGTTGTGGAGGACATTAAGCACTCTCCAAATCGAGTAACTGAAAAGTTTAGTGAACAAAGTGGAGTGCATAAGATAGCAAGCTACAATGCATCCTGAGGCTAGAATGGATAAGATCAGTTGTGTAgttttagctttaatttttAGCTTTAGATTttttggtaataataataataatcacaggTGTCTGGAAGTATTCAATTTAAACCCCCatattgtacattgtacattaTTATGGCTACAGCGAATTGGACAATACAAATATTCgataatgatattattattattattattattattattattattttaaagaccTGCATCAAAGCATGTTTTAGCGCCGACTCCTGGGAAGATGCTTATCCTCAACTGAGATGTTATCTCAGCTTCTCTCTTGAGGAATTGTGCGTATCCGTAGTTTGTTGTATTTCCTCGCAATTGTGAAACACATTTATCCTAAATGGCTTTAGTAAATGAAAAGCCATATTATGGTAGGCATATTAGGGGCAATTCGTTTACGTTTTGAGTCTGGACAAAAAGCATGGTTTTCCACTTAATTATATAGGGCCCGATTTTATTGCACTCGACCAGTAATAGTAGATTTGCAAATCCTTACAAAAGCATCGAGATTTGTTCGTGCACAGTCAAGGTAGGTGTTCATTTTTAGTGCATATCCCTGGTCATTGCAAGAACAGAAGATAGATACATCTTGCGATAAAACGTATGTGGCCCGTACGGGGATCGAACCCGCGACCTTGGCGTTATTAGCACCACGCTCTAACCAACTGAGCTAACCGGCCGTGTGAACAATGTTTCACGTATATGTAAATATTCTTTCAATGGcaaaagggggaaagaaaggtCTGACGgctgtactttaaaaaaaaaatgctttattcaCAAAATGAGACATTGGAATGAACAAGCACCAGAATTTCATCATTTTGATGTTATATAAAAATTGTCATAGCAAACAGCaggtaaatattttatgattatCCAACTATTAATATAAACAAACTTTGTATGTAtttacaatcatttttttttaaatgtattgcttATTCTAAAACCAtgattaaatgtatatttttaaatcgaGATATTGAAATGATCTGAAATGATCTATTCCATCCTTCTTCCATTTTCTTTGGAATTGTATCGTCCTCAACCCCTTACCTGCATGTccacattatttcagtttatttcttgAACTTTTTTATTGTAACCACTGTcttttatgtttgtatgttcaCTGATCTAAAATGCTTCATTGTCACTGTCTGTACCCTCTGTATTTTCTTCACCACAATCGCCAATATCATCAGTACTCTCCTGGATAGCTTGAActtctttttctgtgttttgaaaaCTGTTCTTGATCTCTTCATTGTTATCATGATCTGTACCTTCAGCATTTTCCTCAAACACCTCACCATCACTGTTTGTATTTTCACTGTTCCCCTCAGTCTTTTCAGAATTACTGTCTGCACTATCAGTATTCATTGTTTTCACCGCTATCATCTATGATGTCAGTATTCTCCTCATCCCCTTCATCTTCACTGTCTGTACTGTCAGTATTCTCATCCCCTTCATCTtcactgtctgtgctgtcagtaTTCTCCTGTGTCTCTTCACTAtcactgtctgtgctgtcagcaTTCTCCTCATCCACTTCATcttctctgtctgtgctgtcagtaTTCTTCTCATCCCCTTCATCTtcgctgtctgtgctgtcagtattctcctctgtctcttcactgtcactgtctgtaCTGTCAGTATTCTCCTCATCCCCTTCATCTtcactgtctgtgctgtcagtaTTCTCCTCATCCCCTTCATCTTCACTGTCTGTGTTGTCAGTGttctcctctgtctcttcactgtcactgtctgtaCTGTCAGTATTCTCCCCATCCCCTTCATCTtcactgtctgtgctgtcagtaTTCTCCTCATCCCCTTCATCTTCACTGTCTGTGTGGTCAGTGTCCTCCTTAGTCTCTTCACTATCACTGTCTGCACTGTCAGTATTCTCCTCATCCCCTTCATCTtcactgtctgtgctgtcagtaCTCTCCCCAGTCTCTTCACTAtcactgtctgtgctgtcagtattctcctcactctcttcactgtcactgtctgtaCTGTTTGTACTGCCAGAATTCTCCTCAATCTCTTCACCACCACTGCCTGTATCTTCACGATCAGTGTCTGTACTGTCAGTCTTCTCCTCAGTCtcttcactgtcactgtctgtactgtcagtactctcctcactctcttcaCTGCTACTGTCTCTACTGTCAGTATTCTCCTCACTCTCTTCACTCTCGCTGTCTGTACTGTTTGTATCTTTCTTGCCTTCACCATCCCTGTCTGTGCCGTCAGTGTCTTCACCACCACTGTCTGTACTGCCTGAGTTCCCCCCTGTCTCTTCACCACCACTGCCTGTAtcttcactgtttccctctgtctcttcacTATCACTGTCCGTACTGTCAGAATTCTCCCCAGTCTCTTCACTATCACTGTCAGTATTCTCCTCAGTCTCTCCTCCCTCATTATCTCCATCTTCACCATTCCTATCAACCTCTTCCTTTCCTCCGTCTTCACTGTTTTCCTCTCCTTCTTCATCATTATCACCCCCCTCTCCGTCTTCATCCTCTTCATCAGACTCTTCACTTTCTTGGTCACTTTCCTCATCTGTAGTGTCATCCTTAGTGACTCCATCACTagctccgtctgtctgtccatcagCATCTCCCCTCCCCTAAAAGACAGAAATTAAATttggacacacacgcacaaacacacacacacacacacacacatacacacgtatgcGCATATACACGtgatctgaatatttttttaaagtttggttCAATCAATCAGCTtgataattaaatacataatgttttgctgatgacattttttaaaaatgctggcTTAAGTGAGCTATCATATAGtatcacttttttatttcttgtttgtgaacttttcaaaatatttggttTCACATAACATTTTGTcatcaacaaaacaataatCCAATTCTTTAGCAtcactgtttcattttaaagaaaatataaatccTGCTGCACATCAAAAGAAGAACAAATTTACCTTTGAGCCATCTTTTCCCCCACCatctttcctttcttcctttctttcagttttccctccatcctcttctcctccttcatTGCGTCCTCCATCATCAACATCTTCTGTGCTGTCCTTGCTATCCCCTTCTCCTTCactgtcttcctcctcttcttcctcctcttcgcccacatcctcatcttcctcactAGAGGAATTATCTCCTCCATATTCATTTTGCCTTTCTGCCTTTTCACTTTCTCCCAATCCTTGCATTCCATCACCTCCTTCGCTCTCTTCCCCTggtccttctctccatctctcactctctacctctTCTTGTTCTCCATCTCCCCCATATCCTTCTCCACCCAGCTCATCATCTTCTACAGTAGCTCCGCCCACTCTTATTCCTTCATCCTCCACCAAGTCCTCAAGGATTAATTCGCCAAAGTCACTCTGGAGAGTGAAGAGCATTCATAAGCCTTCTCGTTACAACTGTCACATTCAGATTTAGTTTACATAAAGCTGGATAATAtctgattcaattcaattttcaattacattttatttgtttaaaaagacgctttacagagtatcAAGGCAAAATGAATGTGCCATTCAAAGTATATTATTGCTTCAGATATTGTATATTCAAGGACAGCATCCAGAGAATCGTATGTACAaggtgaaattaaataatatggTACATTTACATCCTCACTGTGATGATGGATCATCACTGTCTTATAGGAAACAAGAAATGGgatacatgtacagtactggCTGCTGCAAAACAAATTGGAAATCACTGTCCCATTTTCAGCACTGAAGAACAGTCCTGTGCTACTCCAGAAGGAATATGACGATGCTTTGACTGTGCAAGTAAAAACAGAGCTTCATAAGTGCATTGGCGAATGTGAAAGATTTAAATGGGAAGCCATTAGTAACAATGTCTGCCtgcttcaaaataataatttgatgaATGTTGCCACATTTGCTGCCATCTAGTGATAAAAACCCATTATTGCAATGCAAATACGATTATACCATGATCATACCATTAAATCTAGTCTCAGACACTCCTGTCCTGATCCCTATGGACatttggatatttactgaagcaattctggttaagcGCCTTGTTCAAGCAGTGCTCCAAAGCTGTGACCCGTGTGATCTGTACTTCAGAACAGAGGAGTGCACTACTCACCATATAGTATGCATAGATGCCTGATCTGGGTATGTTTCCTCTCTGCACCTACACAAAATATGGAATATTGCTGAATATTAATTCATTAGATGATTAGTTGACCTGTATAGTGGAAGCACTGCTGAGATTGCTGTAACTCATGTTATATTCAGAAGTATTTAAGTGCAGCATACTGAGGTCTAAAATATGTCGTAATCTGAAGTATACTCACTGGACGGGCAACAGCTGCTGCTAGGATGGAGATGAATACCAAAGCAATGTTCATTGTTACACACTGTAACAATTCATA encodes:
- the tnip2 gene encoding TNFAIP3-interacting protein 2 isoform X2, whose protein sequence is MENIKAENDALISSYRLNTLCHGTGQEIDSLSHQICLTDSTIADLEARLGKYEGTCKKVETEEPVILGHSKRSLESLCNEARNLKQILPDRPTETHAAQQSKTNILEIDRLQQHAWETEWEISGIAGRQQLQREFRRGTPGGQWTSKDEQDRFYSSLEENQLRAQLGATIAVCQELLKRLERNGSPDKGTHDLQFQEFTDSSKAANLNTVVCKLKEENRELKQRIAYVENLNSKWQKYDLSREEYVKGLCKRLKESNPLADLGAGLGAGAGPVPVRSTLLQQEIVRLNRLLDEKMNDCTKLRRELEDSRKQDQERIQTLEQQVLIYTDDFKSERADRERAQSRVQDLQEEVLRLQQKLRKKQERRDPPAACCVHIGHRMSAHVQADGAEPRVQPGLQRSSRQPATVRTDRQALTDLQCPRCFASYDEEHTAEFLKHWDECANL
- the tnip2 gene encoding TNFAIP3-interacting protein 2 isoform X1, encoding MENIKAENDALISSYRLNTLCHGTGQEIDSLSHQICLTDSTIADLEARLGKYEGTCKKVETEEPVILGHSKRSLESLCNEARNLKQILPDRPTETHAAQQSKTNILEIDRLQQHAWETEWEISGIAGRQQLQREFRRGTPGGQWTSKDEQDRFYSSLEENQLRAQLGATIAVCQELLKRLERNGSPDKGTHDLQFQEFTDSSKAANLNTVVCKLKEENRELKQRIAYVENLNSKWQKYDLSREEYVKGLCKRLKESNPLADLGAGLGAGAGPVPVRSTLLQQEIVRLNRLLDEKMNDCTKLRRELEDSRKQDQERIQTLEQQVLIYTDDFKSERADRERAQSRVQDLQEEVLRLQQKLRKKQARSRPPPAILSVPFSRRPFARVLSVAAKANKLYVEFSRSGGIHRRRAACTSDTECPHTCRRTAPSRGSSRGCSGRADSRLRFGPIGKP